A window of the Monomorium pharaonis isolate MP-MQ-018 unplaced genomic scaffold, ASM1337386v2 scaffold_621, whole genome shotgun sequence genome harbors these coding sequences:
- the LOC105834839 gene encoding isocitrate dehydrogenase [NAD] subunit gamma, mitochondrial, translated as MAARSVLKYLKPKAVIFQSHRCASLSGFDIQHKTPTIRKVMPIPKAHYGGRHTVTMLPGAGIGPELMGYVKEVFKYAGVPVDFEDVEIDPNADDNVDLDYAITSIRRNGVALKGNIETHSTEAGVISRNVALRNELDLYVNVLHCVSYPGVNSRQKNIDIVIVRQNTEGEYSMLEHESVNGVIESMKVITNFNSERVARYAFEYAKRNGRKKVTTVHKANIMKLSDGLFLEISRRVAKDYPDIIHNDMIIDNCCMQLVSNPHQFDVVLTTNLYGAIVSNVVCGLLGGAGLLAGKNYGDHYTIFEPGTRNTGTSIAGKNIANPIAMLNAAVDMLRHLGHKYHATVIQNAINKTLNQGVHTRDLGGTATSRDVVDNILKHIKIATA; from the exons ATGGCTGCCCGCTCAGTGCTGAAGTATCTGAAACCCAAGGCCGTGATATTTCAGAGCCACCGATGTGCCTCGTTGTCCGGTTTCGACATCCAGCACAAAACTCCGACCATCAGAAAGGTGATGCCCATACCGAAGGCTCACTATGGTGGTAGGCACACGGTCACCATGCTGCCCGGAGCTGGCATCGGACCCGAGTTGATGGGTTATGTAAAGGAG GTTTTTAAGTATGCTGGCGTACCGGTGGACTTTGAAGACGTCGAGATCGATCCTAATGCGGATGACAACGTCGATCTGGATTACGCGATCACATCGATCCGCAGGAACGGAGTGGCTCTGAAGGGTAACATAGAAACGCACAGCACTGAAGCTGGTGTCATCTCTCGGAACGTCGCACTGCGGAACGAGCTGGACCTCTACGTGAACGTTCTGCACTGTGTCTCTTATCCAGGCGTAAATTCGCGTCAGAAGAACATTGACATTGTTATTGTAAGGCAGAACACGGAGGGTGAGTATTCCATGCTCGAGCATGAGAGCGTCAACGGCGTGATCGAGAGCATGAAGGTCATTACGAATTTTAACTCTGAGCGCGTCGCTCGTTACGCATTTGAGTATGCCAAGAGAAACGGCCGCAAGAAGGTCACGACGGTCCACAAGGCGAACATCATGAAACTGTCGGATGGGCTCTTCTTAGAAATTTCGCGGCGAGTCGCCAAGGATTATCCGGATATCATCCACAATGACATGATCATCGATAATTGTTGCATGCAACTCGTGTCGAATCCGCATCAGTTCGACGTTGTACTGACAACCAATCTGTATGGTGCAATCGTGTCGAATGTGGTGTGTGGATTGCTGGGTGGTGCTGGTTTACTGGCCGGCAAAAACTATGGCGACCACTACACGATCTTCGAACCGGGCACTCGTAACACCGGCACCAGCATCGCCGGTAAGAACATCGCAAATCCAATCGCGATGCTGAACGCCGCAGTTGACATGCTGCGTCACCTCGGCCACAAGTATCACGCTACCGTTATTCAAAACGCGATCAACAAGACCCTCAATCAGGGGGTGCACACCCGCGACCTGGGCGGCACCGCAACGAGCAGAGACGTCGTTGACAATATTCTCAAACACATTAAAATTGCGACCGCTTAA
- the LOC105834841 gene encoding probable ATP-dependent RNA helicase DDX10 isoform X2 has translation MEILYCKQWTRLDGLGALIITPTRELAYQIYETLRKVGQYHDISAGLIIGGKDLKFEKKRMDQCNVVICTPGRLLHHMDENPLFDCVNMQILVLDEADRCLDMGFERTMNSIIENLPVKRQTLLFSATQTKSVKDLARLSLKDPLYVSVHEHSTHTTPEGLRQSYIVCSLEDKIAMLWSFIRNHTKQKIIVFLSSCKQVKYVYEAFCRLRPGVSLLALYGTLHQMRRMNIYESFCKKQHAVLFATDIAARGLDFPAVNWVIQMDCPEDVNAYIHRAGRTARFKSDGESLLVLLPSEETIIERLKQCKIPINMITINQNKLQSPHRKLEALLARDVTLKETAQRAFVSYIKSVFLMKDKEIFNVHALNTDAYAKSLGLAIPPRIRFLQRMQKRISNNNVKTEKEVDQILTNSTDNKEDSENNFDKSDIPDNTNNEKRKSEKEASTLCFDDSDDEDILTVKRKNVDIDDIPVIENENKKTNKKKSITNVALAKKILKKKIVPNKKTLFDNEGQEIINSTKMKMSELARQYENEVDSGINIEMAKQVLREEDQFDKQRFREKIKEKHREEKRKLKAVKKAETKDEEDAGDEGNEGDEDYDYSSESEDPDLSWLPDPDKIYGKQQDEDKEISSANESKKDEESEEESIIHRPSKRKLVTQEEYKGTKKKRKVSDIVELQADEELALQLLQN, from the exons ATGGAAATTTTGTACTGCAAACAATGGACAAGGCTGGATGGTCTGGGTGCGTTAATTATTACACCAACGAGGGAGCTGGCATATCAAATATACGAGACATTACGAAAAGTGGGTCAATATCATGATATTTCAGCAGGCTTGATTATAGGGGGGAAAGATTTAAAGTTCGAAAAGAAACGTATGGACCAGTGCAACGTAGTTATATGTACGCCAGGACGTTTGCTTCATCATATGGATGAAAACCCATTATTCGATTGTGTAAATATGCAg ATATTAGTGTTAGATGAAGCCGATCGTTGCCTAGACATGGGCTTTGAGAGGACTATGAATTCCATCATTGAAAATTTACCAGTCAAAAGACAAACCTTGCTCTTTTCAGCAACTCAGACAAA atctGTGAAAGATCTAGCAAGGTTAAGTCTTAAAGATCCCTTGTATGTGTCTGTGCATGAACATTCTACTCACACCACACCAGAGGGTCTGCGACAGAGTTACATTGTGTGCTCTTTAGAAGATAAAATAGCAATGCTGTGGTCTTTTATAAGAAATCATACAAAGCAAAAGATTATTGTGTTTCTTTCCAGTTGTAAacaa gTGAAATATGTGTATGAAGCGTTTTGTCGACTGCGGCCGGGAGTCAGTTTATTAGCGCTTTATGGCACTCTTCATCAGATGAGAAGAATGAACATTTACGAATCATTTTGCAAAAAGCAGCACGCCGTTTTATTCGCGACTGATATTGCTGCTCGCGGATTAG ACTTTCCTGCTGTAAATTGGGTGATCCAAATGGATTGTCCAGAAGACGTCAATGCCTACATACATAGAGCAGGCAGAACCGCCAGATTTAAAAGTGATGGTGAATCTCTTTTGGTTTTGCTACCATCCGAGGAAACGATAATCGAGAGACTCAAGCAATGTAAAATCCCAATAAATATGATAAC AATTAATCAAAACAAACTACAATCACCACATCGTAAACTCGAAGCTTTATTGGCGCGAGATGTAACTTTGAAAGAAACTGCTCAAAGAGCTTTTGTGTCATATATCAAATCAGTTTTTCTAATGAAGGATAAAGAGATCTTCAATGTACATGCTTTAAACACAGACGCATATGCCAA atcGTTAGGCTTAGCTATACCTCCGAGAATTCGATTTTTACAAAGAATGCAGAAGAGAATATCGAATAACAACGTTAAGACTGAGAAAGAAGTAGATCAAATTTTAACTAATTCAACAGATAATAAGGAAGATagtgaaaacaattttgataaaagtGATATTCCcgataatacaaataatgaaaaaagaaaaagtgaaaAGGAAGCTAGTACTCTTTGCTTtg ACGATAGTGACGACGAGGATATATTaactgtaaaaagaaaaaatgtggATATTGATGATATTCCAGTgatagaaaatgaaaataaaaagacgaacaaaaagaaatcaattacAAACGTCGCATTGGCCAAAAAGAttctcaagaaaaaaattgtacccAATAAGAAAACCTTGTTTGATAATGAGGGACAa gaAATAATCAATTctacaaaaatgaaaatgtcaGAATTAGCACGACAATACGAGAATGAAGTCGATTCTGGTATTAATATCGAAATGGCTAAGCAAGTTTTACGCGAGGAAGATCAATTCGATAAACAAAGATTTAGagaaaagattaaagaaaaacacaGAGAGGAGAAAAGGAAACTGAAAGCTGTTAAAAAAGCAGAAACAAAGGATGAAGAGGACGCAGGTGACGAAGGCAACGAAGGCGATGAAGACTACGATTACAGTAGTGAAAGTGAAGATCCAGATCTTTCATGGTTACCTGATCCAGATAAAATATACGGCAAGCAACAAGATgaagataaagaaatatcGTCTGCCAACGAGTCTAAAAAAGATGAAGAATCCGAGGAAGAAAGCATAATTCATAg gCCATCCAAAAGAAAATTGGTGACGCAAGAAGAGTACAAAGGAACCAAGAAGAAACGAAAGGTATCAGATATCGTCGAGCTACAGGCTGACGAGGAATTAGCATTGcaattattacagaattag
- the LOC105834841 gene encoding probable ATP-dependent RNA helicase DDX10 isoform X1 — protein sequence MAKKKVKAYVKKKRISESKKIKELQSKYNTIDVNKTIKFNDLPLSKLTLKGLAENNYVEMTDIQRQSISLALQGNDILGAAKTGSGKTLAFLIPVMEILYCKQWTRLDGLGALIITPTRELAYQIYETLRKVGQYHDISAGLIIGGKDLKFEKKRMDQCNVVICTPGRLLHHMDENPLFDCVNMQILVLDEADRCLDMGFERTMNSIIENLPVKRQTLLFSATQTKSVKDLARLSLKDPLYVSVHEHSTHTTPEGLRQSYIVCSLEDKIAMLWSFIRNHTKQKIIVFLSSCKQVKYVYEAFCRLRPGVSLLALYGTLHQMRRMNIYESFCKKQHAVLFATDIAARGLDFPAVNWVIQMDCPEDVNAYIHRAGRTARFKSDGESLLVLLPSEETIIERLKQCKIPINMITINQNKLQSPHRKLEALLARDVTLKETAQRAFVSYIKSVFLMKDKEIFNVHALNTDAYAKSLGLAIPPRIRFLQRMQKRISNNNVKTEKEVDQILTNSTDNKEDSENNFDKSDIPDNTNNEKRKSEKEASTLCFDDSDDEDILTVKRKNVDIDDIPVIENENKKTNKKKSITNVALAKKILKKKIVPNKKTLFDNEGQEIINSTKMKMSELARQYENEVDSGINIEMAKQVLREEDQFDKQRFREKIKEKHREEKRKLKAVKKAETKDEEDAGDEGNEGDEDYDYSSESEDPDLSWLPDPDKIYGKQQDEDKEISSANESKKDEESEEESIIHRPSKRKLVTQEEYKGTKKKRKVSDIVELQADEELALQLLQN from the exons TCGAGATGACAGATATTCAGAGGCAGAGCATCAGCTTGGCCTTACAAGGCAACGACATCTTGGGAGCCGCGAAAACCGGCAGTGGCAAGACTCTGGCTTTCCTTATTCCA GTAATGGAAATTTTGTACTGCAAACAATGGACAAGGCTGGATGGTCTGGGTGCGTTAATTATTACACCAACGAGGGAGCTGGCATATCAAATATACGAGACATTACGAAAAGTGGGTCAATATCATGATATTTCAGCAGGCTTGATTATAGGGGGGAAAGATTTAAAGTTCGAAAAGAAACGTATGGACCAGTGCAACGTAGTTATATGTACGCCAGGACGTTTGCTTCATCATATGGATGAAAACCCATTATTCGATTGTGTAAATATGCAg ATATTAGTGTTAGATGAAGCCGATCGTTGCCTAGACATGGGCTTTGAGAGGACTATGAATTCCATCATTGAAAATTTACCAGTCAAAAGACAAACCTTGCTCTTTTCAGCAACTCAGACAAA atctGTGAAAGATCTAGCAAGGTTAAGTCTTAAAGATCCCTTGTATGTGTCTGTGCATGAACATTCTACTCACACCACACCAGAGGGTCTGCGACAGAGTTACATTGTGTGCTCTTTAGAAGATAAAATAGCAATGCTGTGGTCTTTTATAAGAAATCATACAAAGCAAAAGATTATTGTGTTTCTTTCCAGTTGTAAacaa gTGAAATATGTGTATGAAGCGTTTTGTCGACTGCGGCCGGGAGTCAGTTTATTAGCGCTTTATGGCACTCTTCATCAGATGAGAAGAATGAACATTTACGAATCATTTTGCAAAAAGCAGCACGCCGTTTTATTCGCGACTGATATTGCTGCTCGCGGATTAG ACTTTCCTGCTGTAAATTGGGTGATCCAAATGGATTGTCCAGAAGACGTCAATGCCTACATACATAGAGCAGGCAGAACCGCCAGATTTAAAAGTGATGGTGAATCTCTTTTGGTTTTGCTACCATCCGAGGAAACGATAATCGAGAGACTCAAGCAATGTAAAATCCCAATAAATATGATAAC AATTAATCAAAACAAACTACAATCACCACATCGTAAACTCGAAGCTTTATTGGCGCGAGATGTAACTTTGAAAGAAACTGCTCAAAGAGCTTTTGTGTCATATATCAAATCAGTTTTTCTAATGAAGGATAAAGAGATCTTCAATGTACATGCTTTAAACACAGACGCATATGCCAA atcGTTAGGCTTAGCTATACCTCCGAGAATTCGATTTTTACAAAGAATGCAGAAGAGAATATCGAATAACAACGTTAAGACTGAGAAAGAAGTAGATCAAATTTTAACTAATTCAACAGATAATAAGGAAGATagtgaaaacaattttgataaaagtGATATTCCcgataatacaaataatgaaaaaagaaaaagtgaaaAGGAAGCTAGTACTCTTTGCTTtg ACGATAGTGACGACGAGGATATATTaactgtaaaaagaaaaaatgtggATATTGATGATATTCCAGTgatagaaaatgaaaataaaaagacgaacaaaaagaaatcaattacAAACGTCGCATTGGCCAAAAAGAttctcaagaaaaaaattgtacccAATAAGAAAACCTTGTTTGATAATGAGGGACAa gaAATAATCAATTctacaaaaatgaaaatgtcaGAATTAGCACGACAATACGAGAATGAAGTCGATTCTGGTATTAATATCGAAATGGCTAAGCAAGTTTTACGCGAGGAAGATCAATTCGATAAACAAAGATTTAGagaaaagattaaagaaaaacacaGAGAGGAGAAAAGGAAACTGAAAGCTGTTAAAAAAGCAGAAACAAAGGATGAAGAGGACGCAGGTGACGAAGGCAACGAAGGCGATGAAGACTACGATTACAGTAGTGAAAGTGAAGATCCAGATCTTTCATGGTTACCTGATCCAGATAAAATATACGGCAAGCAACAAGATgaagataaagaaatatcGTCTGCCAACGAGTCTAAAAAAGATGAAGAATCCGAGGAAGAAAGCATAATTCATAg gCCATCCAAAAGAAAATTGGTGACGCAAGAAGAGTACAAAGGAACCAAGAAGAAACGAAAGGTATCAGATATCGTCGAGCTACAGGCTGACGAGGAATTAGCATTGcaattattacagaattag